Below is a genomic region from Ferribacterium limneticum.
TTACCAACAGCATTGCCATCATGCAGGGCCGCATCTCGCGTTCGCGCCTGGCCGGCGAACCGGCCGACGTGCTTATCGCGCCGCGTCTCGGGCAACTCAACCTGCTCGACTATCATCGTGCCGGCGAAGCCATTGCCGCCGGGCGCAAGGCAACCGAGCACATGCTGCCGCTGCTGCACTCGCTGCTCGATTGAAACCGCAATGAATGATTCCCTGATCGATAAACTCGCCGCCCTCGTCGGCCCGGCCCAGGTGCTGACCGAGCCGGCTGACATCGCGCCCTTCGTCACCGACTGGCGCGGCCGTTACCGCGGCGCGGCGCAATGTGTCGTTCGCCCCGGCAATACCGGCGAGGTGGCGGCGGTGGTCAAGGCCTGCGTCGAGGCCGGAGTGGCTATTGTCCCGCAGGGCGGCAACACCAGCCTGTGTGGTGCGGCAACGCCGGACGACTCGGGCGGCGCGGTGGTTGTCAGTTTGAGCCGCTTGAACCGTGTTCTCACGGTCGACCGGAAAAACAGCACAATTTCAGTCGAGGCCGGCTGTACGCTGGCCGCCGTGCAGGAAGCCGCGCGCGCCGCCGACCGGCTGTTTCCGCTGGCGTTGGCGTCGGAAGGCAGTTGCCAGATCGGCGGCAATCTGTCGACCAATGCCGGCGGTGTGCAAGTGCTGCGCTACGGCAACACACGCGAATTGACGCTGGGTCTGGAAGTGGTTCTGGCCAACGGTGACATCTGGAACGGCCTGCGCGGCCTGCGCAAGGACAATACTGGCTACGACCTCAAGCAGTTGTTCATTGGTGCCGAGGGCACGCTGGGCATCATTACCGGCGCCGTGCTCAAGCTTTTCCCGCTGCCGAAAAGGCAGCTTACCTGCTGGCTGAACGTCGCTTCGCCGGCGGCTGCGGTGGACCTGCTGAATTCGGCAAAAACGGCTTTCGATGCCCAACTGACGGCCTTCGAGCTGGTTTCGGAAAGCGCCCTCGGGCTGGTCCTCAAGAACATTCCCGATACCGTCCGGCCAAGTGCCAGCTCACCGTGGTACGTGCTGGCCGAATTCTCCGAGGCCGATCCGGCTGCCGTCGAAGCCTGGCTGACGGACCGCCTGACGGTGGCCGAGGTCAGCGACGGCGTCGTGGCCCAATCGGAAACGCAGGCGAAAAGGCTGTGGGCGTTGCGCGAGAATATTTCCGAAGCGCAGAAGATCGAGGGCATAAGCATCAAGCACGATGTCTCGGTGCCGGTTTCGCGTATTCCTGAGTTTCTGGCCACGGCTGATGCGGCGCTGGCCAAGGCCTTTCCGGGTATCCGCGTGGTCGCCTTTGGCCATGTTGGCGATGGCAATTTGCATTACAACCTGTCGAAAGCCGATGCGCACGACAACACCGACTTCATCGCCAGCGAAGCCGAGGTTCATCGCCTCGTTCATGACACGGTGCACGCGTTGAACGGTTCGATATCGGCCGAACATGGTATCGGCCAGTTGAAGCGCGAGGAAATCCTGCGTTACAAGAGCCCGGTCGAGATGGCGCTCATGCGTTCGCTCAAGCAGGCGCTCGATCCCCGTGGCCTGATGAATCCCGGCAAGCTGCTCTGAGGCCCGCTCGGGCCGGTGAGATCAGGCTTCAAGCTGGCCGTGCCCGGCGTCAGGTTCGGGGAGTTCAAAAGGCAATGTAAAGCGGAAAGTGCAGCCTTTGCCAACCTGGCTGTCGACGAGCAGTTCGCCGCCCATCAGTTCGACCAGCTTGCGGGCGATCGGCAGGCCGACGCCGATGCCACCGTGCTTGCGAATCATCGAACCATCCCCCTGAATGAGCAGGCCGCTGATCATTTGAAGTTCTTCCGGCGTCATGCCGGGGCCGGTGTCGACGATCGAAAACTCGATTTTGACGGCGCTGCCCCGGCGCTCGGTTTGCTTTGTCGTCACGTCGATGCTTCCGGCGTCGGTAAACTTGATGGCATTGCCGACCAGATGATCGAGAATTTGCCTTAGGCGGTTGATGTCGCCGACCAGGATTTCCGGCAATGCGGGCTCGGTGTGCAGCGACAGGGTGAGGCCCTTGGCGGCTGCCGCCTTTTGCTGACTGGATAGCAAACCTTCGAGCAGGCCATTGACGGCAAACGGGGAGTGCTTGAGCTTGACATGACCGGCTTCGAGCGCCGACAGCTTGATCAGGTGATTGATCAGCAGCATCAGGTGGTTAGCCGATTCGCGCTGATGGTGCAGCAATTCACTTTGCTCCGGGGTCAGCGGTTCGAGCGCCAGCAAATCGCCCATGCCGATGATGCCGTTCATCGGCGTGCGTAGTTCATGGCTGATATTGGCCAGGAATTCGGTCTTGGCGCGGTTTGAGCGTTCGGCAACGGCGCTGGCATGTTCAAGTTCGGTCAGCAAGCCATCTTTTTCATGCTCGAGCCGGAAGGTATCGTGCAGGGCGTCGTGAAAGAAATCGGCACTGCGTGTTACTGCCAGCAGCAGGATCAGCGACATGGCGGTGAAGGCGATATGCAAGGGGTCGCTGCCGAGGGTGCCAAAGGCCACGGCGAGGGCGACGGGGATTGCGTAGCAACGGAAAATAAAGCGGTCGGCCGCC
It encodes:
- a CDS encoding FAD-binding oxidoreductase yields the protein MNDSLIDKLAALVGPAQVLTEPADIAPFVTDWRGRYRGAAQCVVRPGNTGEVAAVVKACVEAGVAIVPQGGNTSLCGAATPDDSGGAVVVSLSRLNRVLTVDRKNSTISVEAGCTLAAVQEAARAADRLFPLALASEGSCQIGGNLSTNAGGVQVLRYGNTRELTLGLEVVLANGDIWNGLRGLRKDNTGYDLKQLFIGAEGTLGIITGAVLKLFPLPKRQLTCWLNVASPAAAVDLLNSAKTAFDAQLTAFELVSESALGLVLKNIPDTVRPSASSPWYVLAEFSEADPAAVEAWLTDRLTVAEVSDGVVAQSETQAKRLWALRENISEAQKIEGISIKHDVSVPVSRIPEFLATADAALAKAFPGIRVVAFGHVGDGNLHYNLSKADAHDNTDFIASEAEVHRLVHDTVHALNGSISAEHGIGQLKREEILRYKSPVEMALMRSLKQALDPRGLMNPGKLL
- a CDS encoding sensor histidine kinase, encoding MPLSEPFVLGRRVELLYRNVRLGQVVSIVNSSILTWVAVSLVGNSVIYAWWLAAIAIAGLRLSQAIAYRRTDPAERFKNARRWRQQAMWSATGAGLVWASGALLLMSQGNIHLQLLTGLVMSGMVAGAVPILAADRFIFRCYAIPVALAVAFGTLGSDPLHIAFTAMSLILLLAVTRSADFFHDALHDTFRLEHEKDGLLTELEHASAVAERSNRAKTEFLANISHELRTPMNGIIGMGDLLALEPLTPEQSELLHHQRESANHLMLLINHLIKLSALEAGHVKLKHSPFAVNGLLEGLLSSQQKAAAAKGLTLSLHTEPALPEILVGDINRLRQILDHLVGNAIKFTDAGSIDVTTKQTERRGSAVKIEFSIVDTGPGMTPEELQMISGLLIQGDGSMIRKHGGIGVGLPIARKLVELMGGELLVDSQVGKGCTFRFTLPFELPEPDAGHGQLEA